TTAGCGAACAACGAATATCTGATCAGCGAAGagctataataaataataaatacataactGATACCAGATTGACAGAATTAAAACAACAGATTGCTGAAGAACTAtctataaatatatacaattcCGATGACCACATTCCAGATATTGAACAGAGCAATACAACCCAACAGCCCGATCTTGAAACCCAGTTCTTACAAAATATTCAACCAGATAGCCCTGACAATGTTCCAAACAATGATCCCATTTCTGAAAGGAACCTGTTGATAGCCGAAACGTTTAAACAAACATTCAAACATTTTACAGATACTGACCCGACTTGTAGACCTTATATTCCAAaacaaaaaacatcaaaaaagtTGGCAGACATAGTGCAATATCTTAACAATATAACTTTTCCTGAGTACATTAACATAGACACAGACTTTGATACTCTGCAAAGAGCAATATACAGTGCAGCATGGACTGCTGCTAAAGTGAACGGGGCAAAAATATCACTGGAACCCACAGACAGCTCCCGATCTCGCTCTGTAAATAAAGACAAAAGACCGCACTGGCAAAGACGATTAGAAAGACGACTACAAGATTTACGAACTAAAATAGGTAGAGTAACACATTTCATTGCAGGGACCAGAAGTATAAACCTAGAAAAACAAGTAAATGACATCATTGACCAATATAAAATTCATTCTGTACACGAAGAACCAAACACACAGCTTACACACACACTAGacacattaaaacaaaaactgGCACTCATATCAGGACGCTTAAACAGATATAAAGTATGTACGCTAAGAAAACAACAGAATAACCAATTTCAAACCAATGAGAAGCTATTTTATAGAAATGTAAGACAGGCCACTACAAATACGACAGACAATAATAACCCTAATATAGTAAGTAACTTGCCGGACTCACACGACTTGCAAAACTTTTGGGCAGGAATTTGGGAGAACCCAATTGATCACAACACTGATGCCGAGTGGATTAAGACTGAAATTGTTAGAAATGACACTAATACAACAGAAATGGCTTACCAGCACATTCCGATCGACACATTTAAGAAAGTTCTTAGTAATTCACATAATTGGAAAGCACCTGGATCAGACAACATACATAGTATCAGACAACATACATAGTTTCGGCCTTAGGGACATTACGCTCATTGATAATCAGCAAGGTGCATGGTGTTGGTGCAGTCGGTAATTGAGCGTaggtattatgtaggtacagtcacctgcaataatatattactctttgaaggccgcaaaaatatgtgacacgctcttatggctctacaaataagttcgtgtcagatatttttgcggccttcgttgtgtaacatattattacaggtgactgtacactatATTTTTAGTactttttatttcaaaaattaggtACCTCTACCTACTTTCATGAATTAGGTACTgacgtttttaaaaaaaaacttactgagtgagtaggtacagtcaagtgtaaaaatatgggtgcacaaatcatctcaaaaatatgtcccatagctcttatgtcagccaattaagaactatgggacatatttttgagtaagttgtcaaCAGCCATATTTTTACCCTTGACTTTACCTAATAATGCAATCCCAATCTGTAGCATCACTCAAGGAGAGGCTTAGAAAATTGTGGCTTTCCGATACTTAGATAATTCTGTTTTTCccgattaagtacctacttctttCATTTCCTTTACTTTACTGGTTCGAATTAATATCTATAtatctatttatattatatgttgagtatttatttattttttatttatatatatatatgtatatgtattcttgtattgttatatttctatttatgtatatttggtGTATTCAAAACTTgcatttcaattattttagaGATTGTACGCTTTTGTTTGTCATTCATCGTTACTTCTGTCCTACTCCTTTCCtcaaaggttgactggaagagatcccattcagggataagttcgcctttgttgtatttaattgactctgtaactgtgtttctcgtgtttttatttctatgtacaataaagtaaatacatacatacataggtacatacataattaacttataataataatttgtcttttatatttttccataagaaaatgtcaatatttttaaattattgcgTAGCATTAATAAGAATTACCTACCTAAATCTGCCAcagaaaaaaagtaaaaatattggaAATGTTAATGactcataattattattttcagtATATTTGTTTGATTTATAAGAAGCATCAAAATGGCGAAAGAAGGCCCCCGCGCTATAAAGTTCGACCCCAACACGGAGGCTTTCCAGATGCGAGCGCAGTGGAAGAAGCAGGACATGTGCCGCAAGGAGTGGTTCAAGCGCTGGGCTTGGCTTCTCGACGAAAGGATGTAAGCCCGTAGTATacattatttttcaccacaccagctcggaaaggcttactttgcacttcaaaaactgatagcaaagttgcattttattcacatgtgaggcaaagtattcaaatgcaaattttgagttgttttcttatgtttgctggaagaattgacttttaaatgatgattttggatgatatatatttaataacattcatttgaatttgatttggtttgattttgtttgatattttacatttaatatttgcttcgggttggtgtggtgaaaaattttgtgtttcactcgggggcaaattttgtttaaccctcgtgctttgaaaccctcgcaacgctcaagattccatttttcgaaccactcgctacgctcgtggttcaattttggaatctttcggtggctcgggtatcaatattagcacgagcggttaaacaacaactttgccccctcgtaaaacaaataactatttattcaAAATGTCCGAAGGGTAGAAGTTGTATTCAtacttagtaggtaggtacctactttgacAAAGCCTGCGTTTTGCAACTTGTACGTAATTTAACTTGTGGACTTAATTATAAGTAGAAATACGAGTAACTTAACTTCACAGTTAGACTTCATTATATGTAGATTTTGTGACTATTGTGATTTGGCATAAATAAACTATGCATAAGGTATGTATAATAGTAGTAAAGGCGAGAgatgttatttaaaaatgtacagtcaagtgtaaaactGTGGGTGCACACttcttactcaaaaatatgtcccatagctcttatgtcggcgaattaagaactatgagacatatttttatgtaagttatACCTATGcaaccatatttttacactgtacctaaataaatttaCGGTAAGTTATGTACCTAAGTCAATTCTGTAGCAAATGCTGCTTGCCTAAGAATTGCTAATATTGTTACGCATCACAATAAAAGCCCCAGTCTAAATTATCATCGGCACATCTAAAGTAGGGCAGAGAGCCTTTAGCGTGGGGCGAGACATTTGGGGCGCGCCGAATAGACAGGACCAAGCCGCGGGTTCGGGTCTAAATGTGGTTTTACAAACTTGCTGTATGAGTTGGTTAAAGAAAAACTCGCCCGTCAGTCATTCTTTTGCCTAATTTCAATAACACCATTGTTAGATGACTTTTTTGTCACACGTAACAAcgtaaattgacaataacactgacaaaaaaatattaagttggTATAAAAGTATGACCCGCCCGCGTCCCTTATATCAAGTGTGAAGTGTGAATGAACGCCAAAGAACAATGTCTACGGAAGAGCCATGGAAGCATGGAACTCATTTAATGTGCATTTGTTCGTAAGCAAAAGGTTACCTACTAATATGTCACTTTGTCGGTTATCTCGAAAACGCGCCCTGCTTACCAATATCTACAATTAGAAatgataatttataattatatccaCTGATGGAGTATTTGGTTGCGCCtaatatatataagtatacgtatatattatttttttgtaacttaggtatatagtaggtacctaattcataaaattagtatgtacctacttttctagGCGACCCATAGATGGCCTAGATCAGCCATTCTCTAaatgtgttccgcggaaccctagggttccgcgacacccctgcaggggttccgcaagaatttagaacactatgctttagtcgcctcgaaaaattttatGTAGGGTTAGGTTAAATTTTATGTACaatgtagggttccatcaagtatttcgctttccaaaagggttccgtcaaaaaaaaagattgagaaccgctggcCTAGATTGCATGAACACCCCTTAATTGCTTCTAAGGCCGCTGCCACCCTTCCAGGTGCCTCCGACACCCAGCGGCTGTCGGGAATTATAGACCTCGTCAACAAAAACTCGCTTACCCCCCTCGTtgtacaatgtactattacgtTAGCACTTTTTGGTGTAAGAAAAAGTTATAACTACCTATAGAACTAGCATAGcaaatatattatacataagtaaataaaaatcgtgtttaaaaatagcaggtatatttttcatttgtacTGAAATCGTTTGCAAAAAgacataaattaatatttatgaaACTGATACCTAGGCAGGTAACAACTACATATTATGTACAAAGTAGGCAACGCAATGGAAAATACTCCATTTTTGGATATCGTCTTAAGTGACAGAGTTCAACACATTAAAACGAGGTAAGTATGGCCAAAAAAATTACCTACCCCCTCTGGGTGGGTTAACTTATAATAATACACGAAACCCTAAACGCGTTATTAATAATGGCCAATGTCTAACGTTAGATCACTCTACTGGCCATATTCCAACTAGATGTCAAGCCATGTACGCTTCGTCAACTCTCGATTCGCACATACTCGTAGCAGTCATAGCACACAGTCCGCTTATCTATAAGGCGAACTGACAAGTTGAACTAGCGACATGATCGGCGACTTAACCCTATTAGAACCATGTGCATAAGTCTTCTTCGCTTGTATTAGCAGGAATAAGATTAGCTTTGTAGCTGTTCATTTAAGTAGGTAGACGTAGTCTAGGTGCATCTATTTATCGACCTACGACGCCGCGAGGGGGGCGACATCTAAGTGGGAGTGTTCAGTACGGAAATTAAATTGACTATCATAAACagacctaggtagtaggtaggtagctgACACAATGTTATTGTGGATTCAATGTCAATGGCAAATAGCTTTGGCGTTTAATAATACGTGCGAATGAGGTAGAATCTCGTGAATTACCGTCATGAGATTTCATTCAACGTCTAATTAGATACACCCAGAAGACTAATTAAAGTACAtagtagatttatttatttaaacattattgCATATTGTATCAGAAAAGAGTACAGATGTTGGATTGAACGCCTTAAGGCATTCAACCATACTCTATCACTCAATAGCAAATAGAAATAGTAAATAGTTGCATTAAGTACCACCTGTTTTTTTAGGTGTGGGTAAAAATAAGGAAAACGCAGTCATATTATTTGCTTCACGATCAAAACGCCTCTTTCGATCGCGTCTATtctttgtataggtacctacttctaaAATAGATTTGCAAAATGATCTGAAAAAAGGTACcaatattttatgtaaaaaaaacctactttatttctaatttttaatttaagaataCTCAGATTGATTCACAAGAGCTGACATAATGCAACTCGGTAAATTGATATGAATCTGTTTTTGTAAGACAATAAGTACCTAACTGCAGCTTCTGTCAAACTCTAGCCAAGCCCAGGCAGAAGCGGAGGCCGCTATAAAGGAAGTAGAGGCCGCCCTGCCCCACGTCGCGTCGAAAGAAGAAACGTTCAAGACACTGAAACCAGTCCCAGTCACTTCCACCGGCACCATCGGCTGGCTCGCGTCCAAGTTCGTCATTATGATTTATTTAGACAGTTTTGATATCATTTAATGAGTAATCCTTTcgcaataggtaggtactttaatgCATTAACATATCAAACTAAGTACCTCGCAAAGTTTCAAGTGAAGACTCAGTTCTGCAGTGCCAACGAGGTTTTTAATCGATCTCTGTCAAAGTAAGGCACGCTTTCAAGTTTCACATAAAAGAGTCCTTTTGAAAACATCTCGCCCGGCATCACGACGCGAATGTGTACCCCTATCCAAGCCTCTACTTTACGGAAAGGACTTTTTGCATCGAGGCTAAGATTAGATGCGAAATGAGTTCCGTGTGCCAACGTTAAATAGACGGAGCTGAAATTCTATTGCTTGTGAAGACTgtacataaaaaaaacgaaagaaatacctaggtacttacagtTTACACAGCTATTTGAAATGGCTAATCATTATTATCTACTAGAAATTTCCAACCTAACGTTTTAGAGTCAAAAATTTAGACGAACGTGAAGTAgttaattatgaatattatgatgcTGTTGTAATCTATTCTCGTAGTAATTCCATGATAACTGTGATATTTAAGATCGAGTCGATATAAGTAGGTGTATGTATAAGTACAAGTACTCTTACCTACGAGTACATCACTAGTAGTAGGTAGAGATGACGTAATAACGcagattgatatttttcaggcCCGACTGCCAGTTAGAAATTTATACTTCGTGGCTCGCGAAACCTCCGCTAAGGCTTCCTGATGCTTGGGAATATAAAGACTACATGGGACCGAAAATCACTAAGCATTAATATGAGTGTAGCTTGACACTCAATTAGTACCTACGTACCTCGTTAATGCTTTCATCTATTTATAGACTGACTTAAATATTGGTCAATACAACAGCTGGCTATGAAGAAAACTTTCGTTTAATTGATTGATCCACTTTACCGCTAACTCGTTGCTTTTTAGCTCTATCTTATATCCAATTTAGCCGCACAGCGATAGCCTGACCGATAACATCGTTTTATTTCTTCTAAGAGTAGGTAGCTTACCTACGTACTTGTGTACCAATAAGTGCCTACTCTTATTTCAAGACGGATCGATTTCACTGAGTGTTATAACAAATGTTAAGTCATCACTACTAGTTTTCCAACATTTATAAGCAATTTTACCAACCTTATATAGTCCTACTTGCTTATTTTTAgctgaaaatttaaataatattttaagtatATTGCCAAAAACTACTACAGCGGATTTACCGTTAAAACTATTACTATACATATAGTGTCTAGGTAAggatttattctatttttatttcattttattcagaAATATCACAACGTATTTATAGAGTAGGTACCTCTTACTGACTATGGTCGCCCAGTGGctaattaatacctacctacaggtAAATATCATTATACTGAAAAGGATACGTTAAaaaaggtacagtcacctgcattaatttgttactcttcgaacgccgcaaaaatatgtgacacgctcttatggctctacaaataaggtcgtgtcagatatttttgcggccttcatagtgtaacatattattgcaggtgactgtacctatagtcCTAGGTATTCTAGCTACTTGAGCGgcctttattgtttttttttgtaactacatacctacctacttgttaAGGATTAGTTGTGAGCCCGATTCTGGACTGCTATTCATTAAAACTACACATAATTTTGATTAAAGATATACAAAATGTGATAGATATTGAAATTAACAGTAacaatcatatatataaaattgaaaaaccagaacgggataaaaaacgagggaagaagcgagatggcgccttacaaatatCTAAAAAgctttttgacacgtttctcaaatacgacgcacgtatgataagaaataactgttccaatctattatctaaatatgagaatagaactagagcataaaaactatcgctttcgatgcgtatttaatttataataagcaaaagaaattttcataacaatctttattttacgacgatcggtcatctctcggcaactctcggttgtttTCGTTTCGGTCGTGCtacagactagaccaaattattcgtaagttaaagtaacctaaattatgtttgtcatgttggtatacagttatttcggcgttattttacacgaagtaaaataaaaagtgctgtcaacctctaCCTTCGTctatagcccatacgagtgacttatgccatatatgacatcaatcaaattaatattatcatattatttataatttgtattttgttgtttatttctttttgagttatattattcagattgactttcacggcttcggcaaacattgccatgcCGGGGAACGGGTTGCCGAGATGGCCAAGAAATACAAAGTGGATAGTAAGTTTTACCTAATTAGTAGGTagataaagtgcatgttcagatatttttgagcgacctgatgaaaataagcaaatgtacagtcagcagtcagccaactatcgtaatataactttgttgccatagaaataaggatgtgttacgatatagtggcgaaatattgagagaccaaagcggcaGCTTCATTGGCACGGACACTTAGAGataatgggagaggatcgtgccgtgaagagagcgtacttgggacaacaaaatgggagacgcctgagtggacgtcctaggtaccgctgaaacgaggtagttgctcaagacctgctcaacctcggccatggcgactggcgagagctatttCAAGACCGAGAAAcgtggcgtgatctggtgtcggtggccaggactcactttgggtcgttgcgtcaccgtagccgtagtaagtacctaatgtttatccagaaagggaaatggggactacctacgtttgtatgaaaaggcgatttatgggcggtggtcgtccatatttgtcttaaggcggaaattaatctaataaatgtttttgcaacttggcttataaaaataaataatatttttttgttgaaacaagttttaaataaatacctacgtaatgagaaatttgcgaattaagttatccaaataacggctacaaataagaaatccctatcacagttataaaccctggtagggttgaatacataataatatcggtatttaactaaacttaagacaaactctttatttcatttacgcgagcggagctgcgggcccgtctagtatataAAAAcaggcgaaaaatttactagaGCCTCgtaagttttcatgccaagaGCTACGCCAAGTATATGGAGCTTAGGTATAATTATGGTTATTTCTGCATTCCTACTGCCCAGCTTGTGCAAATTTAGCGGGGCCAGAGTTTAATACTTTTTTTGTGGACATAATGTTGCTGATTTTTTGTATCAAGTACCTAGAAAAAATTATGTCACACGGGGTAATATGGGATATGGGGTATTAAAAATATCGGTTTTTTGTAGGTACGTAGTTAAAGAGGTAACAATGTatggaagaaaaaatatttttttaaataataattcttTAAAGTCTATAATTCTCGACCAACAATATtgtaatacattttagtattaatgcaagctaaaaattttattaagtaaaataCAATGGGCCAATGCAAAGGATAGTCGACTCTAGCCATTTGCAGACTTCGCGGTATATAGGCACGTATTGATAACACTTTCTATGCTAACCCAAGATAAGATAGAG
Above is a window of Cydia splendana chromosome Z, ilCydSple1.2, whole genome shotgun sequence DNA encoding:
- the LOC134804903 gene encoding uncharacterized protein LOC134804903, translated to MAKEGPRAIKFDPNTEAFQMRAQWKKQDMCRKEWFKRWAWLLDERIQAQAEAEAAIKEVEAALPHVASKEETFKTLKPVPVTSTGTIGWLASKPDCQLEIYTSWLAKPPLRLPDAWEYKDYMGPKITKH